In a single window of the BD1-7 clade bacterium genome:
- the gcvA gene encoding Glycine cleavage system transcriptional activator: protein MHRRLPSLVALRAFEAAARLGSFKAAAEELSVTPTAISHQIRTLEEQLQIALFTRRTRSIELTEAGIEIAPAVTRAFGDISQSIDVATARNQVITLSTTPSFAALFLVPRLVDFYQKYPQYSVQLDTGTQVLDLQRNRHIDLVIRYGNNPARGLTVVPLLQETFGAYISPALVHDEHQWGDLPLIETQWQQNVLAEVNWQQWLVQAGVDDAAADVDVIRFQEESHVLQAATAGKGIALASSVLAADFIARDLLVPFHSGVQLEGGRYQLMHRPESDQHTKVNDFVAWVQSAVSMD from the coding sequence ATGCATCGTCGGTTGCCATCGTTAGTTGCATTACGGGCGTTTGAGGCTGCCGCTAGGTTGGGCAGTTTTAAAGCTGCCGCTGAAGAACTCTCGGTAACACCAACGGCGATTTCGCATCAGATTCGTACGCTGGAAGAACAACTACAGATTGCCCTGTTTACGCGTCGTACACGCAGTATTGAGTTAACCGAAGCCGGCATCGAAATTGCCCCTGCGGTAACGCGGGCCTTTGGTGATATCAGCCAATCAATCGATGTGGCAACGGCGCGCAATCAGGTGATTACACTCTCTACAACGCCTTCGTTTGCAGCCTTGTTTTTGGTACCGCGGTTGGTGGATTTTTATCAGAAGTACCCGCAATACAGTGTGCAGCTAGATACCGGCACGCAGGTGTTGGATTTACAACGCAATCGGCATATTGATTTGGTGATTCGCTACGGCAATAACCCCGCGCGCGGTTTAACCGTAGTGCCTTTGCTGCAAGAAACCTTCGGTGCTTATATCTCACCCGCATTGGTGCATGATGAGCACCAGTGGGGCGATTTACCGTTGATTGAAACCCAGTGGCAGCAGAATGTGCTTGCCGAGGTGAACTGGCAGCAGTGGCTGGTGCAAGCCGGTGTTGATGATGCGGCGGCGGATGTCGATGTTATTCGGTTTCAAGAGGAGTCACACGTGTTGCAAGCAGCCACGGCGGGTAAGGGCATTGCATTGGCCAGCTCAGTATTGGCGGCGGATTTTATCGCACGGGATTTGTTGGTGCCTTTTCATTCAGGTGTGCAACTTGAGGGGGGGCGTTATCAGCTAATGCATCGGCCTGAGAGTGACCAGCATACCAAGGTGAATGATTTTGTTGCTTGGGTTCAGTCGGCGGTATCGATGGATTAG
- the fiu gene encoding Catecholate siderophore receptor Fiu translates to MKNITKISVLPLLITGAFAPYTMAQPTATLAAENQSEEPAQAETEQATANKTPTALKNTDKGINRENYLETVIVTATREKQTLANTAASVGVIGTTTLEDTNPIHPAEVLNRIPGVGIVQLGSGSQGTAAAIRQPVSFGPVYLYLENGVPTRSAGFFNHNALYELNVATANGVEVLKGPGSALYGSDAIGAVVNILDGQPPEESSLVFGLEAGSFGWKRLQANGAWAGENNGFTLKADVGSSDGWRENTGTNKQSFTTSWFTTNGNDFRVNTVLSGTHLDYNTGGSGLLEADFKNDPKQAGNLIGYRDVDALRFSSAIEQDFGNGTLSITPFARKNDLEYIATWTLNSGRYVERKPWQPACLPQFSKDIENAAGDIVDGCLDSQDAHINESGHQSLGTLIKYQHTFDDSSLIIGGVDIDYTQGNQKQTHILRTDDSPGVYWQSYEEGDLLYDYNVNFLAISPYIHGEYQITQNLRMDAGLRFDTISYDYDNHLPFDPSDPGHQRPESQDVSFNHLSPKFGLIYDFTDSLNGYFAYRHAFRIPTAGQLFRAGPTADSTDLKPVKADSYELGLRGNITSRFAFETAIYYLEKRDDILTVLDTTTGLRRNVNAGSTEHYGIEIGGDLTVTEDFNIALAFTQTAHKYKAWTDRSGDFSGNNIPNAPENFGNLRFNYHPSFMNGGYFELEWVTQGKHYINEANDGDPATYDGYNLVNFRASYWVNDNINLYMRALNLTDELYAETTSKWGPQFTPGSPRAYYFGVKYGF, encoded by the coding sequence ATGAAAAACATCACAAAAATTAGCGTACTACCGCTGCTAATCACAGGGGCCTTTGCCCCCTATACCATGGCGCAACCCACTGCGACACTTGCTGCAGAAAACCAAAGCGAAGAACCGGCACAGGCAGAAACCGAGCAAGCCACAGCCAACAAAACCCCAACCGCTTTGAAGAACACCGACAAAGGCATCAATCGCGAAAACTATCTCGAAACCGTGATTGTTACCGCCACGCGTGAGAAACAAACCCTAGCTAACACCGCCGCCAGTGTGGGCGTTATTGGCACCACCACACTCGAAGATACCAACCCGATTCACCCGGCAGAAGTCCTCAACCGCATTCCCGGTGTCGGCATCGTTCAACTCGGCTCCGGCAGCCAAGGCACGGCTGCGGCGATTCGCCAACCGGTATCCTTTGGGCCTGTGTATCTCTATCTCGAAAACGGCGTACCCACACGTTCGGCAGGCTTCTTTAACCACAATGCCTTGTACGAATTAAACGTGGCAACCGCTAACGGCGTAGAAGTGTTGAAAGGCCCCGGCTCCGCCCTGTATGGCTCAGATGCCATCGGCGCTGTTGTAAACATTCTCGACGGCCAACCGCCGGAAGAAAGCAGCCTCGTATTTGGCCTAGAGGCCGGCAGCTTCGGCTGGAAACGCCTACAAGCCAACGGCGCTTGGGCAGGTGAAAACAACGGCTTCACCTTAAAAGCCGATGTCGGCAGCTCAGACGGCTGGCGTGAAAACACCGGCACCAACAAACAAAGCTTTACCACCTCATGGTTTACCACCAATGGTAACGACTTCCGTGTTAATACCGTGCTCTCAGGCACCCACCTCGATTACAACACCGGTGGCAGCGGCCTGCTCGAGGCAGACTTTAAAAACGACCCGAAACAAGCCGGTAACCTCATCGGCTATCGTGATGTGGATGCGCTGCGTTTTTCATCCGCCATTGAACAAGACTTCGGCAACGGCACACTCTCGATTACCCCGTTTGCCCGCAAAAACGATCTCGAATACATCGCCACCTGGACACTCAACTCCGGCCGCTACGTAGAACGCAAACCCTGGCAACCGGCGTGTTTACCGCAATTCAGCAAAGACATCGAAAACGCCGCAGGCGACATCGTTGACGGCTGCTTGGATTCTCAAGATGCCCACATCAACGAAAGTGGCCATCAATCACTCGGTACCCTCATCAAATACCAACACACCTTTGATGACTCCAGCTTGATTATCGGCGGTGTGGACATCGACTACACCCAAGGCAACCAGAAGCAAACCCACATTTTACGCACCGACGACTCACCCGGTGTTTATTGGCAAAGTTATGAAGAAGGCGACCTGCTCTACGACTACAACGTGAATTTTTTAGCGATCTCGCCGTATATTCATGGCGAATACCAAATCACCCAAAACCTGCGTATGGATGCCGGCCTGCGATTTGACACCATCAGCTACGACTACGACAACCACCTACCGTTTGACCCAAGCGACCCCGGCCACCAGCGCCCAGAGAGCCAAGACGTATCGTTTAACCACCTAAGCCCTAAATTCGGCCTGATTTACGACTTTACCGATAGCCTCAACGGCTACTTCGCCTATCGTCATGCGTTTCGTATTCCTACCGCTGGGCAGTTGTTCCGCGCCGGGCCAACCGCAGACAGCACCGACCTTAAACCGGTTAAAGCCGACAGCTACGAATTGGGTTTGCGCGGCAACATCACCAGCCGCTTCGCCTTCGAAACCGCGATTTACTACCTCGAAAAACGCGACGACATTCTCACCGTGTTAGATACCACCACCGGCTTACGCCGTAACGTGAATGCCGGCTCAACCGAGCACTACGGTATCGAAATCGGCGGTGATTTAACCGTAACCGAAGATTTCAATATCGCCTTGGCGTTTACCCAAACCGCCCACAAATACAAAGCGTGGACAGACCGCTCCGGTGATTTCTCCGGCAACAACATCCCCAACGCCCCTGAAAACTTCGGCAATCTGCGTTTTAACTACCATCCAAGCTTTATGAATGGCGGCTACTTCGAGCTTGAATGGGTCACCCAAGGCAAACACTACATCAACGAAGCCAACGACGGCGACCCAGCCACCTACGACGGCTACAACTTGGTGAACTTCCGCGCCAGCTATTGGGTTAACGACAACATCAACCTATATATGCGCGCCCTCAACCTGACCGACGAGCTTTATGCAGAAACCACCTCAAAATGGGGCCCTCAGTTTACACCCGGCTCGCCACGCGCTTACTACTTTGGGGTGAAATATGGATTCTAA
- the comR gene encoding HTH-type transcriptional repressor ComR, translating into MARQREFDEDEVLDAVMRAFWRSGYEATSLTDLMAATGLSKGSIYKAFGDKHQLFMHAIGRYMDEFTQLSRDSIASGDTPLASLQNWQKAMLNHADQDEETCKGCLAMNTTLELGPHDEAVRERLASHREHILGMMNAKVDEAQQAGELRQDIAGADITMLLGLVYLGLNVAVVDAIDKPTGEHLIDLVFGLLKPPADEA; encoded by the coding sequence ATGGCAAGACAACGCGAATTTGATGAAGACGAAGTGCTGGATGCCGTCATGCGGGCGTTTTGGCGAAGTGGCTATGAGGCGACCTCGTTAACTGACCTGATGGCCGCTACTGGTTTGTCGAAAGGCAGCATTTACAAAGCATTTGGTGACAAACACCAATTGTTTATGCATGCCATCGGCCGCTATATGGATGAGTTTACCCAGCTTTCGCGTGACAGCATTGCGTCAGGTGATACACCTTTGGCCTCATTGCAAAATTGGCAAAAGGCCATGTTGAATCATGCCGATCAGGACGAAGAAACCTGCAAGGGGTGTTTAGCGATGAATACCACGTTAGAGCTCGGGCCACATGATGAAGCTGTACGTGAACGCTTGGCATCTCATCGTGAACACATTCTTGGCATGATGAATGCGAAGGTTGATGAGGCACAGCAGGCAGGTGAGCTTCGACAAGATATTGCGGGCGCTGACATTACGATGCTGTTGGGGCTGGTCTATCTGGGGCTCAATGTTGCGGTCGTTGATGCCATTGATAAACCGACGGGCGAACACTTGATTGATTTGGTATTCGGGTTGTTGAAACCACCTGCGGACGAAGCCTGA
- the ephA gene encoding Epoxide hydrolase A, whose product MQLSDIPFTSRQINVNSVNWSVACAGDENSDKVALLMHGFPDIPETWRHQLPLLIEQGYRVLVPYLPGYGESGLVNSSQYYPGNFAKDIPALLDAMDIEKVTYIGHDWGAYAGWLFAAAAPERVEKLIAVAIPHYTGLIRADAKQVYRSRYILEMALPGSTWLFKRKAMHKLYLLYREWSPDWDIDFNHLQAVKDCLSQHNSLKAALSYYRTSMLQGATDTQLQKLLKAPISIPVLSIAGIKDGCIGVGSFEHQNLGPNADFDSEVILGAGHFCHLERPEAFNPLMMDFLQRDTAEKTV is encoded by the coding sequence ATGCAATTATCAGATATCCCCTTCACATCAAGACAAATCAATGTCAATTCGGTGAACTGGAGCGTCGCCTGTGCTGGCGATGAAAACAGTGACAAAGTCGCGTTATTGATGCACGGATTTCCGGATATTCCGGAAACCTGGCGCCACCAACTGCCGCTGCTTATCGAACAGGGCTACCGCGTCTTAGTGCCTTACCTGCCTGGCTATGGCGAATCGGGGTTAGTCAACAGCAGTCAGTACTATCCGGGCAATTTTGCTAAGGATATACCGGCACTGCTCGATGCGATGGATATCGAAAAAGTGACTTACATTGGTCATGACTGGGGGGCCTACGCGGGCTGGCTGTTTGCTGCCGCAGCACCGGAACGTGTTGAGAAATTAATCGCGGTAGCGATTCCACACTACACAGGTTTGATCAGAGCAGATGCAAAACAGGTGTATCGTTCTCGTTACATTCTGGAGATGGCTCTGCCGGGTTCGACTTGGCTATTCAAACGCAAAGCGATGCACAAGCTGTATCTTTTATACCGAGAGTGGTCACCCGACTGGGATATAGATTTCAACCACCTGCAGGCGGTAAAAGATTGCCTGAGCCAACATAACTCACTGAAAGCCGCGTTGAGCTATTACCGCACATCCATGCTTCAAGGCGCGACTGATACCCAGCTTCAGAAGCTGTTGAAAGCCCCGATAAGTATCCCCGTCTTATCCATAGCGGGCATCAAAGACGGTTGTATTGGTGTGGGCAGCTTCGAACATCAGAATCTTGGCCCCAATGCTGATTTTGACTCAGAAGTCATCTTAGGCGCGGGGCATTTCTGCCACTTGGAACGACCTGAAGCGTTCAACCCATTAATGATGGATTTCTTGCAGCGCGATACTGCTGAAAAGACTGTGTAG
- a CDS encoding Calcium-transporting ATPase encodes MTADSSSKQCASDTLLSLNSSKDGLSTSEAASRIGQYGYNELEEQHQSKLQQFLKTFWGPIPWLIEIAAVLSAVIRHWPDFFIILFMLILNALIEFVQSSKAQDALSALKSSMALKARVHRDGEWQDIPARELVPGDVISIENGDIVPADCVLLSGQYLSVDQAALTGESLPVDKVVNGDIYSGSIVKQGNMQAVVTATGSETFFGNTAKLVQSAGNASHFEASVLSIGKFLIIGTLVFAAMIIAKELLAHTPVLDIVELVLVLVIASIPVAMPAVLSVTMALGALTLSKKKAIVSHLQSIEELASVDILCSDKTGTLTKNQLALGDPVLYGSISGDELLLYAALASNQNGKDVIDTLIIDSVGSADLDNYEQLEFTPFDPVNKRCEARVSDTTGVFTVVKGAPQVVIEMANLDEQQQTKALAEVEQMASRGLRCLGVARQRSGGKMELLGLLSLYDPPRDDSKAVIAQARHYGLDVKMVTGDDLAIGREIARQLDLGSDLQAASDLFAETTDMENLPASLMQEIVDADGFARVFPEHKYGIVKNLQKSGYVVAMTGDGVNDAPALKQADVGIAVSGATDAARSAADLILTLPGLSVITHAIEEARRIFARMISYVNYRIAMTINLMVFVAVSVLMFQTVPLTAIMIVMLALLDDIPIITIAYDNTRTAEQPMKWQLKRVLGIASVLGGVSVIENFGLMALIHQYFSVSPAVMQTIMFLQLVVAGHLLLFVCRHESWFWRKPWPSAKLLSAIVATQVVAVVICAFGLLMPAISPTLIAVIWAYAIGWMFVLSAIRHCMTRILGR; translated from the coding sequence ATGACAGCTGATTCTTCCTCCAAACAATGTGCATCCGACACGCTTTTGTCGCTGAATAGCTCGAAAGACGGGCTATCCACATCTGAAGCGGCCTCGCGTATCGGCCAATATGGCTATAACGAACTGGAGGAGCAACATCAAAGCAAACTTCAGCAATTTCTAAAGACGTTCTGGGGCCCAATACCCTGGTTGATCGAAATCGCTGCGGTACTTTCGGCGGTTATTCGGCACTGGCCCGACTTTTTTATCATCCTTTTTATGCTGATCCTCAATGCCTTGATCGAGTTTGTGCAAAGCAGTAAGGCGCAAGATGCGCTCAGTGCGTTAAAGTCATCAATGGCATTAAAAGCACGTGTGCATCGTGATGGTGAATGGCAGGATATCCCTGCGCGTGAGTTGGTGCCAGGGGATGTTATCAGTATCGAAAATGGCGATATCGTCCCTGCCGATTGTGTGCTTTTAAGCGGCCAATATCTCAGCGTCGATCAGGCGGCATTAACGGGTGAGTCACTGCCTGTCGATAAGGTTGTGAACGGCGACATATATTCAGGGTCGATCGTCAAACAGGGCAATATGCAGGCCGTTGTGACGGCTACCGGCAGTGAGACTTTTTTTGGTAATACCGCCAAGCTTGTTCAAAGCGCAGGTAATGCCTCTCACTTCGAAGCTTCCGTACTTAGTATTGGCAAGTTTTTGATTATCGGCACGCTGGTGTTTGCTGCCATGATTATTGCCAAAGAACTTCTAGCACACACGCCGGTATTGGATATCGTCGAGCTGGTATTGGTACTTGTGATTGCATCGATACCTGTGGCTATGCCAGCGGTATTATCGGTGACGATGGCGCTGGGCGCGCTGACATTATCGAAGAAAAAAGCAATTGTCTCGCACCTGCAATCCATCGAAGAGCTCGCCAGTGTTGATATTCTATGTTCGGACAAAACCGGCACGTTGACCAAAAATCAATTGGCATTGGGCGACCCGGTGCTTTATGGGAGTATTTCCGGCGACGAATTACTGCTATATGCGGCCCTGGCCTCTAACCAAAACGGTAAGGATGTTATCGACACCCTCATTATCGATTCTGTTGGCAGTGCTGACCTTGATAACTATGAACAGCTCGAATTTACTCCGTTTGACCCTGTGAATAAACGCTGTGAAGCACGAGTATCCGATACAACGGGCGTTTTTACGGTCGTTAAAGGCGCGCCGCAAGTGGTTATCGAGATGGCAAACCTTGACGAACAGCAACAGACGAAGGCATTGGCTGAAGTTGAGCAGATGGCTTCGCGTGGGCTGCGTTGCCTGGGCGTTGCGCGTCAACGCAGCGGGGGCAAGATGGAATTGCTGGGCCTGTTGAGTTTATACGACCCGCCGCGGGATGATTCTAAGGCCGTGATCGCTCAAGCAAGACACTACGGATTGGATGTCAAAATGGTCACCGGTGATGATCTTGCAATAGGGCGTGAAATTGCTCGGCAATTAGATCTCGGTAGTGATTTACAGGCCGCCAGTGATTTATTCGCCGAAACGACGGATATGGAAAATTTACCAGCTTCATTGATGCAAGAAATCGTTGATGCAGACGGTTTTGCACGAGTCTTTCCAGAACACAAATACGGTATCGTAAAAAACCTACAGAAATCCGGTTATGTGGTGGCGATGACAGGTGATGGTGTGAATGATGCGCCCGCACTGAAACAAGCAGATGTTGGTATTGCTGTTTCTGGCGCGACCGATGCGGCGCGATCTGCGGCGGATCTGATATTGACCTTGCCGGGGTTATCCGTGATTACGCACGCGATTGAAGAAGCGCGACGTATATTCGCTCGAATGATCAGCTATGTGAATTACCGGATTGCCATGACCATTAACCTGATGGTGTTTGTGGCTGTGTCGGTGCTGATGTTCCAAACCGTGCCTTTAACGGCGATCATGATCGTGATGCTTGCCTTGTTGGATGACATCCCGATTATCACCATCGCCTATGACAATACCCGTACTGCCGAACAACCGATGAAATGGCAGCTTAAACGTGTGCTCGGTATTGCTTCGGTGTTAGGTGGGGTGAGTGTTATTGAAAATTTCGGTTTAATGGCTCTGATACATCAGTACTTTAGTGTTAGCCCTGCCGTGATGCAGACGATCATGTTTTTACAATTAGTCGTTGCGGGTCATCTATTACTGTTTGTTTGCCGGCATGAATCTTGGTTTTGGCGCAAGCCATGGCCATCGGCTAAATTGCTCAGTGCCATCGTAGCCACCCAAGTTGTCGCTGTTGTTATTTGCGCATTTGGATTACTGATGCCTGCCATCAGCCCGACATTGATCGCAGTAATTTGGGCGTACGCGATTGGTTGGATGTTTGTATTAAGTGCAATTAGGCACTGCATGACACGAATTCTTGGCAGGTAA